A window of Lytechinus pictus isolate F3 Inbred chromosome 7, Lp3.0, whole genome shotgun sequence contains these coding sequences:
- the LOC129264346 gene encoding coiled-coil domain-containing protein 170-like translates to MAYYSRDRIEDGLPRLSGGGGGRAADLRLLDDEIQRLVHNRSAPPSGSPNASAYASPMQSRKLVQDLHEQVKLYRTEAEKKDKLIQDLSRGDILAHRKHVAFEDKSSRMYSDAVLSSKLSQLKMQAESAPKRDLALLHLKNEQLETELAEAQAKVAARELQLKEVNSQLEHQQSDAAQHLTIIQSLRDRIGELNNQSGVLEGAHARGEYTIEALQKESGVQAERILELESRIRDLTTEREDSEQKAQTLQRKFDEVFLQLRGAMKLESSSPERMLDKVNDLAQENIMLRGRLSSLTEAHNSSELESKASRETIQRLVGEIEREQKTYVEKATSVEKLKMERDIAFRDRSHLEAENRSLRERLDASQGMWANRQKELEEREVRVANLGKEFKTIEFDSQVAKTELKSFKESLALLLSEGTSNCQPHDDVIKERIKALQVASRENNVHVDAMESKVRQLSDQLESQANLHQAAIRRAREAEGYYEDHKDRIRTLEGGLASSDALRDSLRGERQKYMAFLEKLANVMNMDGVCKDVGFDMNGEALLARAEQLASREGGVLADKNTHVYALQRKVKTLKQQLESKDLHLDLMRKKVANLEEGVMGRSNLQKDKDEMEWSYKKLGKENDRLRAELARAKKMVVELKAEMMDVSNIKLSSMHQHATIEDLQKVVEKLEKIKEKQARKLAGMKQELDFTEHEANETKARSEQSMGSMSEELHTSKVLLADLQRREQQLTDFRQVIGRMLGMDVGVLAVPDYEIIARLEKVIQAHHSHAITSLGVENTLTEMERGFKQGYQEASALLGNTRMNRSGTRSLSPTRKKVVRTEVY, encoded by the exons ATGGCATATTACAGTAGAGATCGTATCGAGGATGGTCTCCCAAGATTAtcgggaggaggaggaggaagagcaGCGGATTTGCGACTTTTAGACGATGAAATTCAACGACTTGTCCACAATCGCTCTGCTCCCCCATCTGGGTCGCCTAACGCTTCGGCGTATGCAAGCCCGATGCAGTCGAGAAAACTGGTGCAAGAT CTACATGAACAAGTCAAATTGTACAGAACAGAAGCAGAAAAGAAAGACAAACTCATACAAGACTTATCCAG AGGGGATATCTTGGCTCACAGGAAACATGTTGCATTTGAAGACAAG TCCAGCCGTATGTACTCTGATGCGGTGCTATCTTCTAAACTCTCACAACTCAAGATGCAAGCGGAATCAGCACCCAAGAGAGACCTGGCTCTTCTGCATCTAAAAAATGAACAACTCGAAACTGAG CTTGCTGAAGCCCAGGCCAAAGTTGCTGCTCGTGAACTCCAGCTGAAAGAAGTCAACTCCCAGCTGGAGCACCAGCAATCCGATGCGGCCCAGCACCTCACCATCATCCAGTCCCTGCGAGATCGCATCGGGGAGCTCAACAACCAGAGCGGGGTGCTGGAGGGCGCGCACGCCCGGGGCGAGTACACCATCGAGGCGCTCCAGAAGGAGTCCGGTGTCCAGGCGGAGAGGATCCTGGAGCTGGAGTCCAGGATCCGAGACCTGACCACGGAGAGGGAGGACTCGGAGCAGAAGGCCCAGACGCTGCAGAGGAAGTTTGATGAGGTGTTCCTGCAGCTTCGAGGAGCCATGAAGCTGGAGAGTTCTTCTCCTGAGAGGATGCTAGATAAG GTGAATGACCTTGCCCAGGAGAATATCATGCTTCGAGGGAGGTTGTCCTCTCTCACTGAAGCCCACAACAGCAGCGAGCTGGAGTCCAAGGCAAGCCGAGAAACCATCCAGAGACTGGTGGGAGAGATCGAAAGAGAACAGAAGACCTACGTCGAGAAGGCTACCTCAGTGGAGAAACTGAAAATG GAACGTGACATTGCTTTCCGAGATCGCAGCCACCTCGAGGCAGAGAACCGTTCTCTCCGTGAGCGTCTTGATGCCAGCCAGGGCATGTGGGCCAATCGCCAGAAGGAGCtggaagagagagaggtgaGGGTAGCGAACCTCGGCAAGGAGTTCAAGACCATCGAGTTTGATTCTCAGGTAGCTAAGACAGAGCTGAAGTCTTTCAAGGAGTCCCTTGCTCTTCTGCTTTCCGAAGGTACCTCCAACTGCCAGCCACATGATGATGTCATCAAGGAGAGAATCAAAGCTCTACAGGTTGCTTCCAGGGAAAACAATGTG CATGTGGATGCAATGGAAAGCAAGGTGAGACAGCTCTCCGATCAGCTTGAAAGTCAAGCCAACCTTCACCAGGCAGCCATCCGACGCGCCAGGGAGGCGGAGGGCTACTATGAGGACCACAAGGATAGGATCCGGACTCTGGAAGGCGGTCTGGCCTCGAGCGATGCTCTTAGAGACAGCCTCAGAGGGGAGAGGCAGAAA TACATGGCATTCCTGGAGAAGCTCGCCAATGTCATGAACATGGATGGTGTCTGTAAGGATGTAGGCTTCGACATGAATGGAGAGGCTCTCCTCGCTCGGGCTGAGCAACTGGCATCTAGAGAGGGCGGTGTCCTTGCTGACAAGAATACGCACGTTTATGCACTCCAACGAAAG GTCAAGACCCTGAAGCAGCAACTGGAGAGCAAAGACCTCCACCTGGATCTGATGAGGAAGAAGGTAGCCAACCTGGAGGAAGGGGTGATGGGACGCTCCAATCTCCAGAAGGACAAGGACGAGATGGAATGGAGCTATAAGAAGCTCGGCAAGGAGAACGACAGGCTCCGCGCCGAGCTCGCTCGGGCCAAGAAGATGGTGGTGGAACTCAAGGCAGAGATGATGGATGTCAGCAACATTAAG CTCTCTTCAATGCATCAGCATGCCACAATAGAAGATCTGCAGAAGGTTGTAGAGAAGCTGGAGAAGATCAAGGAGAAACAGGCCCGCAAGCTGGCTGGGATGAAGCAGGAATTGGACTTCACGGAGCACGAGGCCAACGAGACCAAAGCCCGCTCTGAGCAATCAATGGGTTCCATGTCGGAGGAGCTCCACACCTCCAAGGTGCTGCTGGCTGATCTCCAACGGCGAGAGCAGCAGCTGACCGACTTCCGACAGGTCATCGGCAGGATGCTGGGCATGGACGTGGGCGTCCTGGCCGTACCCGACTACGAGATCATCGCCAGGCTGGAGAAGGTCATCCAGGCCCACCATTCGCACGCCATCACCAGCCTCGGGGTGGAGAATACCCTGACAGAGATGGAGAGGGGGTTCAAACAGGGTTACCAAGAGGCATCAGCTCTCCTAGGCAACACCAGGATGAACAGGTCAGGGACGCGGTCTCTGTCACCAACCAGGAAGAAGGTTGTCCGTACAGAAGTCTACTAA